The following are encoded together in the Rhinopithecus roxellana isolate Shanxi Qingling chromosome 5, ASM756505v1, whole genome shotgun sequence genome:
- the LOC115897459 gene encoding LOW QUALITY PROTEIN: fermitin family homolog 2-like (The sequence of the model RefSeq protein was modified relative to this genomic sequence to represent the inferred CDS: inserted 1 base in 1 codon), with protein sequence MKGGSLHEIRFISITVFYLHILSHWKVFRGSNKHGAVISSGCEVTPDVNISGQKFNIKLLIPVAEGMNEIWLRCDNEKQYAHWMAACRLASKGKTMADSSYNLEVXNILSFLKMQHLNPDPQLIPEQITTDINPECLVSPRYLKKYKNKQPGYVRDLITARILEAHQNVAQMSLIEAKMRFIQAWQSLPEFGITHFIARFQGGKKEELIGIAYNRLIRMDASTGDAIKTWRFSNMKQWNVNWEIKMVTVEFADEVRLSFICTEVDCKVVHEFIGGYIFLSTRAKDQNESLDEEMFYKLTSGWV encoded by the exons atgaaaggagGGAG ccTCCATGAGATCCGGttcatcagtatcactgtctttTACCTCCACATCCTGtctcactggaaggtcttcagggggaGTAACAAGCATGGAGCTGTCATTTCCTCtg GATGTGAAGTTACCCCAGATGTAAACATTTCGGGCCAAAAATTTAACATTAAACTCCTGATTCCAGTTGCAGAGGGCATGAATGAAATCTGGCTTCGTTGTGACAAT GAAAAACAGTATGCACATTGGATGGCAGCCTGCAGATTAGCCTCCAAAGGCAAGACCATGGCGGACAGTTCTTACAACTTAGAAg caaatattctttcctttctgaagATGCAGCATTTAAACCCAGATCCTCAGTTAATACCAGAGCAGATCACGACTGATATAAATCCTGAATGTTTGGTGTCTCCCCGCTATCTAAAAAAGTATAAGAACAAGCAG CCAGGCTATGTAAGAGATTTG ATAACAGCGAGAATCTTGGAGGCCCATCAGAATGTAGCTCAGATGAGTCTAATTGAAGCCAAGATGAGATTTATTCAAGCTTGGCAGTCATTACCTGAATTTGGCATCACACACTTCATTGCAAG GTTCCAAGGGGGCAAAAAAGAAGAACTTATTGGAATTGCATACAACAGACTGATTCGGATGGATGCCAGCACCGGAGATGCAATTAAAACATGGCGTTTCAGCAACATGAAACAGTGGAATGTCAACTGGGAAATCAAAATG GTCACCGTAGAGTTTGCAGATGAAGTACGATTGTCCTTCATTTGTACTGAAGTAGATTGCAAAGTGGTTCATGAATTCATTGGTGGCTACATATTTCTCTCAACACGTGCAAAAGACCAAAATGAGAGTTTAGATGAAGAGATGTTCTACAAACTTACCAGTGGTTGGGTGTGa